Genomic window (Thiosulfatimonas sediminis):
TGGTGTTAAGGCTAAATCGTTTGTATCTTGTGCGATTGGTAAAATGGCTAAATCGGAATAAAGCGTTAATTAAAGGGGCAGTGTGTGGATCAACCCACGATGAACTATGAAGGTGTCGAACAGCGCGGTGTGGCGGAATTTGCTGAACGTGCCTATCTCGATTATGCGATGTACGTCATTCTCGATCGAGCGCTACCGCACATCGGCGATGGGCTTAAACCGGTGCAGCGCCGTATTTTGTACGCCATGTCGGAATTGGGCTTAAAAGCCACGGCAAAATTTAAAAAGTCGGCGCGTACTGTGGGCGATGTGCTCGGTAAATTCCATCCGCATGGTGACTCTGCGTGTTATGAAGCGATGGTGTTGATGGCGCAGGATTTCTCTTATCGCTATCCGTTGGTTGATGGACAGGGTAACTGGGGGTCGTTGGATGACCCCAAATCATTTGCTGCAATGCGTTATACCGAAGCCCGTCTCTCTAAATTTAGCCAGCTGTTATTGCAGGAAATAGATCAAGGAACCGTCGATTGGACCGCTAACTTTGATGGCACCATGGATGAACCTACGACCTTGCCAGCACGTGTGCCACATGTGCTGTTGAACGGGACTTCGGGGATTGCGGTGGGCATGGCGACCGATATTCCACCGCATAATTTACGCGAATTGATTGCTGCCTGTGTGGCGTTGTTGGATCAGCCAGATTTGAGTTTGGATGCACTGCTGGAGTATCTTCCCGCACCGGATTACCCGAATAAGGCGCAAATCATTAGTAGTTCTGAAGATTTGCGCGCGATGTACCAGACGGGACATGGATCGATAAAACAGCGCGCCGGTTATCTTCTTGAGGACGGCGTGAACGTGGTGATTGATGCTCTGCCGTATCAAGTCTCTGGTGCGAAGGTGTTAGAGCAAATTGCTAATCAGATGCGCGCCAAAAAATTGCCGATGGTTGTTGATTTGCGTGACGAATCAGATCATGAAAACCCCGTGCGCTTAGTCATTGAGTTACGTTCTAAGCGAGTTGATGCCGAAACCACTATGCTGCACTTGTTTGCCACCACCGATTTAGAAAAAAGCTATCGCGCGAATTTTAATGTCATTGGCTTAAACGGTCGCCCACAGGTGAAAAACCTGCATACCCTGCTGAGTGAATGGTTGGAATACCGTAAAGAGACGGTGCGTCGACGTTTGCAATATCGTCTCGACAAGGTCTTGGCGCGACTGCATATTTTGGATGGCTTGCTGATTGCCTTTTTGAATATTGATGAAGTGATTGCCATTATCCGTGAAGAAGATAAACCCAAACCGGTTTTGATGGCGCGTTTTGCCC
Coding sequences:
- the parC gene encoding DNA topoisomerase IV subunit A yields the protein MDQPTMNYEGVEQRGVAEFAERAYLDYAMYVILDRALPHIGDGLKPVQRRILYAMSELGLKATAKFKKSARTVGDVLGKFHPHGDSACYEAMVLMAQDFSYRYPLVDGQGNWGSLDDPKSFAAMRYTEARLSKFSQLLLQEIDQGTVDWTANFDGTMDEPTTLPARVPHVLLNGTSGIAVGMATDIPPHNLRELIAACVALLDQPDLSLDALLEYLPAPDYPNKAQIISSSEDLRAMYQTGHGSIKQRAGYLLEDGVNVVIDALPYQVSGAKVLEQIANQMRAKKLPMVVDLRDESDHENPVRLVIELRSKRVDAETTMLHLFATTDLEKSYRANFNVIGLNGRPQVKNLHTLLSEWLEYRKETVRRRLQYRLDKVLARLHILDGLLIAFLNIDEVIAIIREEDKPKPVLMARFALSDTQAEAVLELKLRHLAKLEEMKIRAEQDELAQERDRLEKILGSAARLKTLVKKELLADAEAYGDERNSPLIVAKSAQAMSEQDLLPSEAVTVVLSETGWVRAAKGLDIDGLNLGYKSGDAFLAQCSGQSRQVAVFLDSAGRSYSLAAHSLPSARSHGEPLTGRLNLAAGSQFTQVLLANPKDKFVLASSAGYGFVTEFENLYSKNKAGKAMLTLPKGAKVLTPTNVVEDTLLAVVTSEPRMLVFALHELPELAKGKGIKLIQLPKGEEVNAICAFGENDKLNLKTDKYEKLFGPSAWQEALAGRAKRGIVLPRTLKKVISIEKIKS